The proteins below come from a single Actinomycetes bacterium genomic window:
- the aat gene encoding leucyl/phenylalanyl-tRNA--protein transferase, giving the protein MTPVDPGPSRWQFDLSGATEADDFLGIGADLEPATVLAAYRAGAFPMPVTGLRRTRLTSSVGWWSPDPRGVLPLAGLRVSRSLRQSVRRFELRVDTAFDTVITACADPSRDGGWIRRDVKAAYLRLHELGWAHSVEAWSVAPDGTERLSGGLYGVSVGGLFAGESMFHGPLRQDRDASKVALVGLVELLLAAGDGADRLLDVQWATEHLVSLGTVEVPRSDYLALLGRALELPDPFAVSGSSR; this is encoded by the coding sequence GTGACGCCGGTCGACCCCGGGCCGTCGCGCTGGCAGTTCGACCTGTCGGGCGCGACCGAGGCTGACGACTTCCTGGGCATCGGCGCCGACCTCGAGCCGGCGACCGTGCTCGCTGCCTACCGCGCCGGCGCCTTCCCGATGCCGGTGACCGGGCTCCGGCGCACCCGGCTGACCAGCTCGGTCGGCTGGTGGTCGCCGGACCCGCGTGGCGTGCTGCCGTTGGCCGGGCTGCGGGTCAGCAGGTCGCTTCGGCAATCGGTGCGGCGCTTCGAGCTGCGGGTCGACACCGCGTTCGACACCGTCATCACCGCGTGCGCCGACCCGTCGCGGGACGGCGGCTGGATCCGGCGTGACGTCAAGGCGGCCTACCTGCGGCTGCACGAGCTCGGCTGGGCGCACAGCGTCGAGGCCTGGTCGGTCGCGCCCGACGGCACCGAGCGGCTGTCCGGCGGTCTCTACGGGGTGTCGGTCGGTGGTCTCTTCGCCGGCGAGTCGATGTTCCACGGGCCGCTGCGCCAGGACCGCGACGCGTCCAAGGTCGCCCTCGTCGGGCTGGTCGAGCTGCTGCTCGCCGCAGGTGACGGTGCCGACCGGCTGCTCGACGTCCAGTGGGCGACCGAGCACCTGGTCAGCCTGGGCACTGTCGAGGTGCCGCGCTCGGACTACCTCGCGCTGCTGGGCCGCGCGCTCGAGCTGCCAGACCCGTTCGCCGTCAGCGGGTCGTCTCGGTGA
- a CDS encoding carbohydrate kinase family protein — protein MRIAVTGSIATDHLMNFEGRFSESLVVDQLDKISLSFLVDDLEVRRGGIAANIAFGLGCLGLDPILVGAVGQDFADYRSWLQRHRVDTGSVHVSELRHTARFVCTTDSDHAQIASFYAGAMQEAREIELTPIAERVGGLDLVVISANDPEAMLRHTEECRQRGYPFLADPSQQIAWMDGTGIRQLIDGATYLFTNEYEAALTEQKTGWSWEEILERVGTRVTTLGPKGVRVDRKGEPSIQVECAPEERKADPTGVGDAFRAGFLAAIAWGLDHVRASQVGSLLATYVIETVGTQEYELGQARFLDRLGAAYGPDAVTDVEPHLRCPRP, from the coding sequence ATGCGCATCGCCGTCACCGGATCGATCGCCACCGACCACCTGATGAACTTCGAGGGCCGCTTCAGCGAGTCCCTCGTGGTCGACCAGCTCGACAAGATCTCGCTGTCGTTCCTCGTCGACGACCTCGAGGTGCGCCGAGGGGGCATCGCCGCCAACATCGCCTTCGGGCTGGGCTGCCTCGGCCTCGACCCGATCCTCGTCGGCGCGGTGGGCCAGGACTTCGCCGACTACCGGTCCTGGCTGCAGCGCCACCGGGTCGACACCGGGTCCGTCCACGTCAGCGAGCTGCGTCACACCGCGCGGTTCGTCTGCACCACCGACAGCGACCACGCGCAGATCGCGTCGTTCTACGCCGGCGCCATGCAGGAGGCGCGCGAGATCGAGCTGACCCCGATCGCGGAGCGGGTCGGCGGCCTCGACCTGGTCGTCATCAGCGCCAACGACCCCGAGGCGATGCTGCGCCACACGGAGGAGTGCCGGCAGCGCGGCTACCCGTTTCTCGCCGACCCCAGCCAGCAGATCGCGTGGATGGACGGCACGGGCATCCGGCAGCTGATCGACGGCGCGACCTACCTCTTCACCAACGAGTACGAGGCCGCGCTCACCGAGCAGAAGACCGGGTGGAGCTGGGAGGAGATCCTCGAGCGGGTCGGCACCCGGGTCACGACGCTCGGACCGAAGGGCGTCCGGGTCGACCGCAAGGGCGAACCCTCGATCCAGGTCGAGTGCGCGCCCGAGGAGCGCAAGGCCGACCCGACCGGGGTCGGTGACGCGTTCCGGGCCGGCTTCCTGGCGGCGATCGCGTGGGGGCTCGACCACGTCCGGGCCTCCCAGGTGGGCAGCCTGCTGGCCACCTACGTCATCGAGACCGTCGGCACCCAGGAGTACGAGCTCGGCCAGGCCCGCTTCCTCGACCGGCTCGGCGCGGCGTACGGCCCGGACGCGGTGACCGACGTCGAGCCGCACCTGCGCTGCCCGCGTCCCTGA
- a CDS encoding iron-sulfur cluster assembly accessory protein yields MTVQDQTTEQGVLLTDAAAVKVKNLLDQEGRDDLRLRVAVQPGGCSGLRYQLFFDERALDGDVLKDFGGVGVVVDRMSAPYLGGATIDFVDTIEKQGFTIDNPNAGGSCACGDSFH; encoded by the coding sequence ATGACCGTTCAGGACCAGACCACCGAGCAGGGCGTCCTCCTGACCGACGCCGCCGCGGTGAAGGTCAAGAACCTGCTCGACCAGGAGGGCCGCGACGACCTCCGCCTCCGCGTCGCCGTGCAGCCGGGTGGCTGCAGCGGCCTGCGCTACCAGCTCTTCTTCGACGAGCGCGCACTCGACGGCGACGTCCTCAAGGACTTCGGCGGCGTCGGCGTCGTCGTCGACCGGATGAGCGCGCCCTACCTCGGCGGCGCGACGATCGACTTCGTCGACACCATCGAGAAGCAGGGCTTCACGATCGACAATCCCAACGCCGGCGGGTCCTGCGCCTGCGGCGACTCGTTCCACTGA
- a CDS encoding glycerate kinase produces the protein MRVLVAPDRFDRSEQPDDGARSLTAAEAAEALAEGWARSAPYDVVDRLPLSDGGPGFLDVLHPVLGGELAVVTVHGPLGEPVPARLLVVDGTAYVEAAEAVGLHLVAAAERDPAGSSTEGLGELLAAAVGTGAARVVVGVGGTATTDGGRGLVDALDGLDAARALVGRVELVAATATDAPLMGHSGAAHGFAGGKGADRPTREALETTLREWATATDGGLAVRPGAGAGGGIGFGLLLLGAERVNGTALVADLLELDDRVREADLAMTGQALFDWEALRGRVVVAVARAAQRAGRPTVVLARRVEVGRRELSAAGIDAAYAVEDGPAPDEPGDAAHTPEEALAALAARVARTWSR, from the coding sequence ATGCGCGTGCTGGTGGCTCCCGACCGGTTCGACCGGTCCGAGCAGCCGGACGACGGCGCCCGGTCGCTGACCGCGGCCGAGGCGGCCGAGGCGCTGGCCGAGGGATGGGCGAGGAGTGCGCCGTACGACGTCGTGGACCGGCTGCCGCTCTCCGACGGCGGCCCGGGATTCCTCGACGTGCTGCACCCGGTCCTCGGCGGGGAGCTCGCGGTGGTGACGGTGCACGGGCCGCTCGGCGAACCGGTCCCGGCCCGGCTGCTGGTGGTCGACGGGACGGCCTACGTGGAGGCCGCGGAGGCGGTCGGGCTGCACCTGGTGGCGGCGGCCGAGCGCGACCCGGCCGGGTCGTCGACCGAGGGACTGGGTGAGCTGCTGGCCGCGGCGGTCGGCACCGGTGCCGCCCGCGTCGTCGTCGGTGTCGGCGGCACGGCCACCACCGACGGCGGGCGCGGCCTGGTCGACGCCCTCGACGGGCTCGACGCGGCCAGGGCGCTGGTGGGCCGGGTCGAGCTGGTCGCGGCGACCGCGACTGATGCGCCGCTGATGGGCCACTCCGGCGCGGCGCACGGGTTCGCCGGCGGCAAGGGGGCCGACCGCCCGACCCGGGAGGCGCTCGAGACCACGCTGCGCGAGTGGGCCACCGCCACCGACGGGGGGCTGGCGGTCCGGCCGGGGGCCGGCGCCGGCGGCGGCATCGGGTTCGGGCTGCTGCTGCTCGGTGCCGAGCGGGTCAACGGCACCGCCCTGGTCGCCGACCTCCTGGAGCTGGACGACCGGGTCCGCGAGGCCGACCTCGCGATGACCGGGCAGGCGCTCTTCGACTGGGAGGCGCTGCGCGGCCGGGTGGTCGTCGCGGTCGCCCGGGCGGCGCAGCGGGCCGGGCGGCCCACGGTCGTCCTGGCCCGGCGGGTCGAGGTCGGCCGCCGCGAGCTGTCGGCGGCCGGGATCGACGCGGCGTACGCCGTCGAGGACGGCCCGGCGCCCGACGAGCCGGGTGACGCTGCTCACACGCCGGAGGAGGCCCTGGCGGCGCTCGCCGCGCGGGTGGCGCGCACCTGGTCACGCTGA